One genomic segment of Belonocnema kinseyi isolate 2016_QV_RU_SX_M_011 chromosome 2, B_treatae_v1, whole genome shotgun sequence includes these proteins:
- the LOC117182646 gene encoding uncharacterized protein LOC117182646: MLVIEISTPANKNIIAKENGKKKRYGDLIKESRQLYPEYSVRLIVLTSGDRGGAKLSLNIQHEREVWKEILIRLLHVTLFLAKRGLAFRGDIAKIGDPSNGNFLGILEVLGKYDPLLNNHLRKARHCQETGKRLQVHYLSAEREGAKYFSLIVNATPDSPYVKQTALLIRYVNFTKSTEEFRQEYWLPTVQLSILPTLVTLSTLVEYKQLRRWEILKEKIDCSLHSTSRTRWSHRFVALQPLSAYLSRMAEALDELLLLNLSAECHGDVNRLKKWPESLQEETKRGRKRKTMANEIDHEDSEDDRVENAVSDVKFKRGVYYIVLDHAIQDITERFEASKELYQNFFVLLGVFHLIGRGN; the protein is encoded by the exons ATGCTTGTTATAGAAATTTCGACgccagctaacaaaaacatcattgCCAAGGAGAATGGAAAGAAAAAGAGATATGGAGACCTCATAAAGGAGTCGCGACagttatacccggaatattctgttagacTAATCGTCCTAACTAGCGGCGATCGTggtggtgccaagctttcactg AATATACAACACGAGCGAGAAGTGTGGAAAGAAATTCTAATAAGACTTCTACATGTAACCTTGTTTCTTGCTAAAAGAGGTTTGGCTTTCCGCGGAGACATTGCCAAAATTGGAGACCCATCCAACGGTAATTTCCTCGGAATCCTCGAAGTTCTAGGAAAATATGACCCGCTTCTTAATAACCACCTACGAAAAGCCCGTCACTGTCAGGAAACTGGAAAAAGATTACAGGTGCATTACTTATCAGCAG AACGTGAAGGAGCGAAGTATTTTTCACTGATTGTCAATGCAACTCCAGATTCCCCTTACGTTAAACAAACTGCATTATTAATTCGATATGTCAATTTCACAAAGTCTACAGAGGAGTTCAGGCAAGAATACTGGCTGCCAACAGTTCAGCTGTCTATTCTGCCTACGCTAGTCACCCTCTCAACCTTAGTTGAGTACAAGCAGCTGAGA CGATGGGAAATACTGAAGGAGAAAATAGACTGCTCACTGCATTCAACCTCTCGAACTCGATGGTCTCACAGGTTTGTCGCCCTGCAACCGCTTTCTGCTTATCTTTCAAGAATGGCAGAAGCACTGGATGAgttgttattattaaatttatcagcAGAATGTCATGGCGATGTCAATAGACTCAAAAA ATGGCCTGAATCTCTTCAAGAGGAAACCAAGAGAGGTCGCAAGCGAAAGACAATGGCAAACGAAATCGACCACGAAGACTCTGAAGATGACAGAGTAGAAAATGCTGTATCAGATGTGAAATTCAAACGAGGGGTGTACTACATTGTCCTAGATCATGCAATTCAGGATATAACTGAGCGTTTTGAAGCATCAAAAGaactttatcaaaatttctttgtTCTTTTGGGAGTTTTCCATCTTATCggaagaggaaattaa